In Rahnella aquatilis CIP 78.65 = ATCC 33071, one DNA window encodes the following:
- the rseC gene encoding SoxR-reducing system protein RseC, whose product MMKEWATVVSWQDGIATLRCETQAGCSSCHSRSGCGARVLNELGPQTEHNLQVSINEPLAPGQKVELGIQEGSLLRSALLVYMTPLFGVIAGGGILQALLKADIYAVIGAVLGGGLGFLIAKALAAKVDGKAGYQPVILQVGLPPDAFRYSVDSTLPS is encoded by the coding sequence ATGATGAAAGAATGGGCCACGGTTGTGTCGTGGCAGGACGGTATTGCGACACTGCGTTGTGAAACACAAGCGGGTTGCAGTAGTTGTCATTCACGTTCAGGGTGTGGCGCTCGCGTATTGAATGAGTTAGGGCCGCAGACCGAACATAATCTCCAGGTCAGCATCAACGAGCCTCTTGCACCAGGTCAGAAAGTTGAACTGGGCATACAGGAAGGCAGCCTGCTGCGCTCGGCGTTGCTGGTTTATATGACGCCGCTCTTTGGTGTGATTGCGGGCGGTGGCATTTTGCAAGCCTTGCTGAAAGCAGATATATACGCGGTTATTGGTGCGGTGCTGGGGGGCGGATTAGGTTTCCTGATTGCCAAAGCGCTTGCTGCAAAAGTCGATGGGAAAGCAGGTTATCAGCCTGTCATCTTGCAGGTGGGGTTACCCCCTGACGCCTTCCGCTATTCAGTTGACAGCACGCTCCCTTCTTAA